The sequence CTGTGTGTGGCCACTGTGACCACTTACCACAAACTGGCTTAAAAGCACACActctcagttctggaggtcaggAACCTGATGGGCCTCATGGAGCTAAAAGCCACACAACGGTCACTGGGGGCCATTATTTTGTCATTCTAaataccacaatcaagatataaaacaaaaaaccaattcGTCCAAAATCGACTGGACATCTCCAATGTGCCAGGCTTGAGATGAACTAATGAACAAAACAGCCAGAAACCCTAGCCCAGCTCACATTCCAGGGGCTCAGCTCAGGCACCTTCCTCGCAATCGCTCCAAAGTTGCTCAACTTGCTGTGACCCAGATTCACAGAAGGAGCAGAAGGATCAGTGCATTAAATGTTAGCTCCTTTCATTAGTGAAACCTATTCACAAAGTTAAGGTCTCTGGCAAAGGGCATTTTGCAAGCAACGAAGGGATTTCCAGCCGGCCACCCATCGCACCCTGAAGGACCCATCCCACAGCCCCAGGATGTACTCTTTTGGGGACGGAGGGACGTCTTCTTTGGGTGGGGTTTAATTTGCTCCTCCCTCAGGATTGTGGAGATGGCTGAGGAGGTTCTCAGCTTCCTTGGAGACCTGTTCCCTCCAGGCCAGCCCACCTCCCCACAGCCACTGATGTAAGCCAAACCCTACCCAACAAGCTGGACCAGAGGCCAGGAGGGGACTGGAGGCTCAATCGGTTCACTGGCTTTTTCTTTTAGCAGCATCCAGCTCCTTTTAGCACCACCCAGCTCATTctaccccaggacctttgcacaccTGCTCCCCCTTCCAGGAGGGCGCCCTCCCAGCAGGGCTGGTTGCCTCCTCAATCTATTCACATTGTTACTGGTATGCTTGGGTTGTCCTCTGCCATTTCCCTAGTCatgtgtctttttgttctttatgccCGTTAATCCTTTCTTTTGCATTAAATGAGTGTTTTCTAGAGTAGCATTTTAGtccctttaattaaaatttttttacctTATATTTTTTGAGTCATTTTCTTAGAGAGTGCTCTAAGAGCTTACCATATACAtctgtttggttgtttttattgtggcaaaatacacataagatttgccatttttaagtgtacagttcagtggcgttAAGTCCAgtagttgtgcagccatcaccaccatcatctccagaaagaactttctcatcttcccaaactgacaccctatccccattaaacactcactccccgcccctcccccagcccctggccccaccatctactctctgtctctatgaatctgactcctctggggacctcctgtgCAACCACACAGTCTTTgtcctgtgactggcttatttcactgaacataatgtcctccaggttcatccacgttgtaacAGGTGTCAGAATGTCTTgtgtttttaaggctgaataatattccactctATAGATGGACCATATCATGCTTATACGTTCATTTGTCCATGGACACTTGGtttgcttccatctcttggccaTGTGAATCCTGCTGCTGTGGACATGTACGTGCAAATCTGGTCAAGTCACTGCTTTCCATTCTTTGGGGAACACACCCAGgagtgggactgctgggtcacatggtaccATCTGGTACATCTCAGTGAACCAGAATCACCTGCAGATGGACACTAATTTAATCCCAGTGAATATAGAAACAGGACTCCTATAGCTCTAGTCCCTTGTCCCTTTTTGGTTATCACTGTTATATCTATTTGCCTAATTAAGGTCTGGCTGGTCTTTATCAGGGACGCCTTTTCTGACCATCTGTTAGAAGCCAGTGTCCCACCCCTCCTGGCTTTTCCTCTTGGCTCCGATATCTGTATGACTTGCCTCGTACTGTCTGCCTCCCATTCTGGAATGCCAGCTTCCTCGTGGAGCGCTGGACCTAAACCCCAGATAGCACCTACTGCAAACAGTTGTTCAGATGGGTTCCATTTAATGGAGATTATAGAGCACGAATATGAGGCTCGAGAGGGGCACCGACGTTGAGGGAGGAGCCCCAAACCTTAGGCGGCCGGCCCCAACTTCGGGGCAGTCCAAGGCCCTAAGAAAAACGGTGGCCTCTTGTCCACCGCTTTTGTCCTCGCAGCCTGCGCCTGGCCCTCCGGGTGGCAAACGGCGCGCGTCCTCCGCCGGGAAAGCGGAAGTGCTTGCGCATGCACCGTCAAGGGGCGGGACACGTAGGCGAGATCGCGATAACTGCGCAGGCGCAGAGTGGGTGGTCCTTTCTGAAGAACTCGCAAGATGGTGAGTGCCGCTTCTTGGCGCTTAGTGCGAACCTATCCCGCGCCATCCGAGCTCTGGCCGCGCGATGTAGGCCTTGGTCAGGCCGCGGGGCTACGGCAGCCTCTTCCAGGCCTCCGGGACCGTTGGAAAGGGGGCGCGGGGCGGGCCTGATCGGTGTCGGGACGGGGAAGGCCTGCTAGCatgtcccagcccagcccccgTAGCCCGGATCCGCGCGTGCCTCCCTTGGATGGGCCCGAGGTGGCATGTCCCCGCGGGCTTTCGTACACTGGGGCGCCGCCCGTTTCTCGACGGGAACCTCGGGCCTGGTGACCCCACCGCGGCCGCAGGGGTAAAGGGTGAGTCTCGGGCGCCCGCTCACTTCATCCCGGGCTTGCGCAGGCGGAAGTGGAGCAGAAGAAGAAACGGACCTTTCGCAAGTTCACCTACCGCGGCGTGGACCTCGACCAGCTGCTGGACATGTCTTAGTAAGGGGCAGCCGGGCCGCGGTCAGGGTGGCGTCGGGAGGGAGCCCCGAGGGGTTGGGGGCTGCAGCTTGACCTGCCCACGCGGCCTTAGACCGAGTGCGGAGCTCCCTGCAGATAAAACTTAATTTGCAGACGCTGAACATTGACTTTAGTTCCCACGTGTCCTATTTGACATCTCTCCATCCAGTTGAAAACGTAAATGTCTGTAGCTCACGAGCCTTGTAAGGTCGGGTTGGTCTGCAGGCTGTGGTCTGGCACCGGAGCGTGAGTTTGCTGGCCCCAGGTCTAAGATTTGGCCGGAGCTGGAAGCTTCTAGGCAGGGCGGTGGTGGTCTGCCTTGTGCTTCTTAAAACTGCCCTTGGGCGGGGTGGGTGCGGGTTGGGTCCCCAGATGGGGAGGGAGACCTGCTGACAACCAGGGATGGAGTCTCCTGGAGGTATGCTTGGGTCGAGGCCTTCCTGCGGATATAGGCTCCTCAGGGTCCGCCCCTCCTGGGTTCTAGAGGCCTTAGGAGCACAGCGGTTTGCTCACGCTTCCCAGGGGCGCCATTTCACCTGAGCCGCCTGTCCTCCTGCCTCAGTCTCCATTTCTCTAGACAGTGATGTGGATGTTACTGGATTTGTGGAGCTCATCTTGAATATTTAGCCTGTCGATTGCTTTCGGGGACTACGTGATGCAGAAGTGTTAGCGGGTGACCGTTGGGGTTCTGCCAGGCCTCAGGCCACCCTTATCATCCCACCTGTCCCCAGTGAGCAGCTGATGCAGCTGTACAGTGCACGGCAGCGGCGGCGGCTGAACAGGGGCCTGCGGAGGAAGCAACACTCCCTGCTGAAGCGCCTGCGCAAGGCCAAGAAGGAGGCCCCGCCCATGGAGAAGCCCGAGGTGGTGAAGACGCACCTGCGGGACATGATCATCCTGCCCGAGATGGTGGGGAGCATGGTGGGCGTCTATAACGGCAAGACCTTCAACCAGGTGGAGATCAAGGTGTGTAGGGTGCCACTGTCTGGGCGGGTTGGGACCTGACCGTCCTCCGTGACCTAATACCAGTCACCTCTTTGCCACCCGCAGCCTGAGATGATCGGCCACTACCTGGGCGAGTTCTCCATAACCTACAAGCCCGTGAAGCACGGTCGGCCTGGTATCGGGGCCACCCACTCCTCCCGCTTCATTCCTCTCAAGTAGCCTGCCAGGCAATAAAGGCACAGACTCCTCTTGTCCGAGTCCGACCCATCCTTCTAAGTGTCCAGGGCTCTGGGACAGGTATCGAttccacccaccccccacccccccagaggGAGTTGGGCCTGGCGACTCAGGTCAGGCATGACTGGTGCCGTGTGTCCCTTGGGTTTCACTGTAGGCACTGACAGTTGTACACTCACTCCTGCCTGTTTTGCAGGGAGGGTAGGTAGGTTGGGAGCTCTGAGTGACTTGTGACTTGAGCTCTATGAGAGGACTCTATGCTGTCTTCCCTGTGCCCTTGCCCCTCCAAACCCAGACGAGCAGAGGCAGCCAGCCTTCCCCAGAACAGACCAGGGTGTCCTGTAAGTGAGGTCACATGCCACCCCCATAGGATGTGATGCTGAGGGGTCCTAATTCCTCACCCTAAAGCATCCTGGTCAGATACGTGCCCTTCATAAGGGGGAGACATGCAGACCAGGCAGGAGAGATTACAGGTGGCTGTCCAGGCAGCGGTGCGGCTCTAAGGTCTGAGTACGTGGGAGAAAATCAAGACCATGCCTGGGTTTTGGCCTCAGCAAGTGGAAGGTTGGAGTCGCCACAGAGGACACTTGGTTACGAATCATGCTGCTTTGCACTCATGTGTACAAATGTCTCCCAGATTCTGCTTCCAATTCTGAATATACCCACTGGTGGGATTGCTGGTTGGAATGGTAATTGTACATTTAATTCTTTGGGGAGCTATGCAtgagtttccattttctccatgtcttcatcaacacttgttactgtctgtttttatgtgggggggggggggtttgctgtttttgtttgttctctcgTAATGGTCCTTGTGGGTATGAGGTGGTGGACTTCCTAACTTTATGACAGAATTGCAGacatggaggaggaggaagtgggatCGGGCACCTGCCTCAGCCCTGATCATCTGCCGCCCAGTCTTGCTTCAGCCCCATCCCTCCCgcctctgaattatttttttccaacatttaatTACGAACATTTCAAATACAGGGAAGGGTTGAAGGGATTTTGTGGTAAAAAACGGTCTCCAGTTCTTGTGATTAACACTTTGCTATGTTCATCATGTATTTGAaaatctttcctttcctctgcagCTACCATTGTGTGTGCAGGCGTGCACTgctgcatttaaaaataactccacaggggtggccggttagctcagttggttagagcgtccAGACTATGTAATAAtactaaggttgccagttcgatccccgcgtgggccattgtgagctgcgccctccttaaaaaataataataataactccaCATTTGAGTggggaaaaatggacaaaaaggaCTCAACTGGAACACAAACATTGCTGGGGGttgtgcagccactttggaggaCAGTTTTGCGGTTTCTCAAAATACTAAATAGAACTGCTGCTATCTGACCTGACCACTCTATTCCTGGGTATTATCCAGAAGGAAACCGCACAAACCTGCACACGTGTGTTCACTGTAGCATGAATCAGTCGCCAGAACAACCACCCAAGTGTCCCTTGACTGGTGAGTGGATGGAAAAGCTAATGTGTATGATGGAATATTATGGGGACACAACAAGGAACCCACCTCTAGTATCACAGGAACAAGAACATCTCAAGTGACCTGTGGTGACTAGTATCTGGACAATACCAAGCTATAGGGACAAAACTTGACCCCTGCTCTGGAAGGGCTCACGGATGGGGGGACTTGGGAATTTGTGGTGATTAtaccattatatatttttgtcaaaattcatagaactgcaCTTAAGGGTGCATCTTCATGTCCTGAGTAAGTCTCAGTAAGCTCATGTGTTAGTCTCTGGGGCAGCTGGAGCAAATGACTACATGCTGGGTGGCATAGAACAACAGGAATTTACCCTCGcacattctggaggctggacatctGAGATAAGGTGTCATAAAGGCGAtggggagggtccttcctgccttGCAGCATCTGGGAGATCCGGCGTCCCTGGGCTTCTGGCAGCCTCCCTTACTGTGGCTTGTCACACTTCTCTTGGGTTTAGAGCTCACCTAAGTAATCCATGATCTCAAGGTCCTTGACAACTacaaaggccctatttccaagtGAGGTCACGTTTACGGGTTCTGGGCATTTGGACTGACATCTTTTGGGAACCCCCATTCAACTTGCTGCACCTTGCTTAACCCTCCTGGCCATGTCAGAACACTTGCTCCCAAACACATTACACGCAGGAATATTTGGAAACAATCCTAAATGTCATCCATAAATCCTGTGTGTATCTGAACCAATGGTTCCGAGCCACAGGTGATCCTGCCCCCAGGGGTGGGTATCAGTGCCTGGGACGTCTGGTGGTCAAAACGCGTGCTCCTGGCATGAAGGGGCCAGCCATGCTGCTCAGCACCACACAGTGCCCAGGACCTTCACAGAGAAGGACCCAGTTGGGTGTCCCCAGTGCTGAGGGGGCGACCTGGTCTAGAGTGAATGGTAGGTTACCATCAGTAATGGGAGCCTGGGCATCCCTGCCTTACCTGTGACAAAGTCCAACAAAGGGTGACAATCTGGCTGTCACTCCCTGAGGGACTGGGTTTTAAATCCTGGGGCAAGCATCACACACGCACGTGTGAGCAAACCCAGGGAGCTGGGGACACCATCCCTTGCCTGCCTCCTGGCGGCAACAGCACTTCACACAGACCTGGCCGGCCCCTTCCTCGCTGGATCCTAACATGCAGCCAGGGCTGGATTCCAGAGGGGGGCTGACCTCATTTTGGAAGGAGCCCTCTGGCTCCTGGGGTCCCACTCCGTGGATTGGGGGCTGGGCCCATGGTGAGCTGGGCCTGGGGTCAGGAAGTGGACATTTAAGAGTGAGAGGAGATCCAGGAATCCAGGATGGAGGCATCTAGCCAGGAGAGTGGACAGGAGGTCTGTTGGCTTCCTCTGTCCTCAGTGGGGAAGGGGTGAAGGTGTCTTGGCACCAGAGTGTGGGAATCGAGGGTCAGCAATGGGGCAAGTGGATCTAGGGGCTTGCTGGCTGTGGAGCCCTCCACTTAGGATCAGAAGCCACCTGCCTGAAACCAGGGATTCCCCACCTATAAGCTGGGGCCCCAACCTGTGCCCCGTGATCGTTAACAAACCCTGCAGGTTGGTGAGGATGACAGAATGCAGGAGAGGATTTTTCACAGGCCTCTCACAAATATTCATAACTAGTATCTATGGTTATTCCCATTTGTCATAGTTTACCTTCCCAGAGATCAGGCTGCTTCTTTCAACCCGGTGTGTCATTGCTGGCTGCTCAGTCTTTGCCTTTCATGGTGGTTCGTGAAGTACTAGTAGATCTCACTACCAGTGGCCTCATATTTGCTGACATACGGTATTGTTAATTCCCCTTTCAGAGAAATGGGAAAGTGAGGCCAAGACCTCCCACCTGAGGACTTCTGCTGAGAAGAGAGCTGGGGCCAGTGAGAGTCCCTGGAGAGGCAGAGAACAGCCCCCACGGGGGTCTCAGGCCCCATGATGCTGGGGAGGGCCCTCCAAATCTGGTTCCATACTGGCCTGCCTGGGTGGGTTTGATGCTTGCTACGAACCCTGTGTTGGCAGGACAGACAGCTGGGCAGCCCTAAGGCCTGCATCGCCCTGAGCAGATGGTGCTGGAGTCCTTACAGGGTTCCTGGGGGCTCCCAGGCTAGGCACTCAGGTATGAATCCCCGTGCCACTGTGAGCCGGTGGTTTCCCCTCTGCAAGTCTCAGTCTGCTCACCTACGATGGGGGCGCAGGCGGGGGGACTTTTGAATGTTCTAAAGTGactccatcaccccaaaaagcaGCCTGTccccatcagcagtcactccccatcccccctcccaGCTCTTGGCAACCACTAACCCACTTACGGTCTCTGATGTGCCTGCTGGGGATGCTTCACGTAAATGGAACCGCACTGAGCATCGTGTTCCAGGTGCATCCACGTTACGGCGAGGGGCACGGCCTCACTGTCATGGCCACGTGACACGCCAGTGTGTGGGCCAGACTGTGTGTCCATTACCTGTGGATGGACACTCgcattgtttccactttttggctgc comes from Rhinolophus ferrumequinum isolate MPI-CBG mRhiFer1 chromosome 18, mRhiFer1_v1.p, whole genome shotgun sequence and encodes:
- the RPS15 gene encoding 40S ribosomal protein S15, with amino-acid sequence MAEVEQKKKRTFRKFTYRGVDLDQLLDMSYEQLMQLYSARQRRRLNRGLRRKQHSLLKRLRKAKKEAPPMEKPEVVKTHLRDMIILPEMVGSMVGVYNGKTFNQVEIKPEMIGHYLGEFSITYKPVKHGRPGIGATHSSRFIPLK